In Pseudophryne corroboree isolate aPseCor3 chromosome 7, aPseCor3.hap2, whole genome shotgun sequence, a single window of DNA contains:
- the LOC134944294 gene encoding uncharacterized protein LOC134944294, with protein MATTFKVDGETHSSQHAVRQTSRPDRPQPTDEDAGIAGSTSVSRPPLRRPSQGSANLPRRPSKTRRLESESAAPSSPPRRRISAVSPQPPQALLASPQSDEPRSPQLSEPTLMPDVGQQEQDQQATYTLNLTPVIPTQPTQPQDIPQASITPQLLQAPPQQQVPDDFWSSWTTQQTQNNACLTAHTQHLASLPHHLPRISRNSGRLIVQVGRIATSMDQIRTDNNQMLAHLTRIIDEQQRQQQTLIQLIQHNQVVNESLSRIVASHTATNNQLNASIHNLSQNISLMAAQVSSSSGTKTPSQTPVTSPVCRSSRTRASENPEYHIRNQWAEATMDWQTSMNEGSHS; from the exons ATGGCCACAACATTTAAAGTGGATGGTGAGACCCACTCCTCCCAGCATGCAG tacgccagaccagccgcccagacaggccccagccaactgatgaggatgctgggattgcag gttctacttctgtaagccgacctcctctaaggcgcccatcacagggctcggctaacttacccaggaggccaagtaagacacggcgtcttgaatccgaatctgcggctccatcttccccacccaggcggcgcatctccgcagtctcaccccagccaccacaagcactattggctagtccacaaagtgatgagcctcgatcacctcagttatctg aaccaaccttgATGCCCGACGTTGGCCAGCAGGAACAAGACCAACAGGCCACCTACACACTAAACCTAACACCCGTTATCCCGACCCAgccaacccagccgcaggatatcccccaagcctccattactccacaactgctccaagctccaccccagcaacaagtacccgatgacttttggtccagttggacaacCCAACAGACCCAAAACAATGCCTGCCTGACcgcccacacccaacaccttgccagtctgccccatcatctgccgcgcattagtcgcaactcgggaagACTGATTGTCCAAGTCGGTCGAATAGCCACTTCTATGGATCAAATTCGGACCGACAAcaatcaaatgctggctcatttgacgcgcatcattgatgagcaacaacgCCAGCAGCAAACACTCATCCAACTGATACAACACAATCAGGTTGTGAATGAGTCATTGTCCAGGATtgttgccagccacactgcaaccaacaaccaactgaatgccagcatccaTAATTTAAGCCAGAACATCTCTTTGATGGCAGCACAAGTGAGCTCCAGCTCTGGAACCAAGACCCctagccaaacgccagtaacctcccctgtttgtCGATCCTCCCgaacacgtgcca